The following coding sequences are from one Streptomyces venezuelae window:
- a CDS encoding putative cobaltochelatase: MSTPYPFTALVGQDDLRLALLLNAVSPAVGGVLVRGEKGTAKSTAVRALSALLPEVPVVAGCRFSCDPAAPDPNCPDGPHESAGATARPARMVELPVGASEDRLVGALDIERALAEGVKAFEPGLLADAHRGILYVDEVNLLHDHLVDLLLDAAAMGASYVEREGVSVRHAARFLLVGTMNPEEGELRPQLLDRFGLTVEVAASRETDQRVEVVRRRLAYDDDPEGFAGRWSEDESALRDRVVAARALLPRVVLGDGALRQIAATCAAFEVDGMRADIVMARTATALAAWAGRTDVLSEDVRQAALLALPHRRRRNPFDAPGLDEDKLDEALEDAREDEEPEPPEGDDDPDGGGPDGDGPDGGGGQPPAGDGPDSPELPAQNQGPDAPEAQDTPGDDSSAPQEPAPTAGAPSGPGEQQAVRAAEPFRTRMLSVPGVGEGAAGRRSRARTEHGRTTGSRRPRGALTKLHLAATVQAAAPHQKARGRSGAGLVVRRDDLRQATREGREGNLVLFVVDASGSMAARQRMSAVKGAVLSLLLDAYQRRDKVGLVTFRGTEAEVALPPTSSVDAAAARLEKLPTGGRTPLAAGLLKAHDVLRVERLRDAARRPLVVVVTDGRATGGVEPVARAGRAAGLFAADGVASVVVDCESGYVRLGLAGQLAGELGGTVVTLDELRADSIAGLVKDVQGMNSPSRRAA; encoded by the coding sequence GTGAGTACCCCGTACCCGTTCACCGCCCTCGTCGGGCAGGACGACCTGCGGCTCGCGCTGTTGCTGAACGCCGTATCGCCCGCCGTGGGAGGCGTACTCGTACGGGGAGAGAAGGGCACCGCCAAGTCCACCGCCGTGCGCGCGCTCTCCGCGCTGCTGCCGGAGGTGCCGGTCGTCGCCGGCTGCCGCTTCTCGTGCGACCCGGCGGCTCCCGACCCCAACTGCCCCGACGGCCCCCACGAGTCGGCGGGTGCCACCGCGCGGCCCGCGCGCATGGTCGAGCTGCCCGTCGGCGCCTCCGAGGACCGGCTCGTCGGCGCCCTCGACATCGAACGGGCCCTGGCGGAGGGCGTGAAGGCCTTCGAGCCCGGACTGCTCGCCGACGCGCACCGCGGCATCCTGTACGTGGACGAGGTCAACCTCCTCCACGACCACCTGGTCGACCTGCTGCTCGACGCCGCCGCGATGGGCGCCTCGTACGTCGAGCGCGAGGGCGTGTCCGTGCGGCACGCCGCGCGGTTCCTGCTCGTCGGCACGATGAACCCCGAAGAGGGCGAGCTGCGGCCGCAGTTGCTCGACCGGTTCGGTCTCACCGTCGAGGTGGCCGCGTCCCGCGAGACGGACCAGCGCGTCGAGGTCGTACGGCGACGGCTCGCGTACGACGACGATCCCGAGGGCTTCGCGGGCCGCTGGTCCGAGGACGAGTCGGCACTGCGCGACCGGGTCGTGGCGGCCAGGGCACTGCTCCCCCGAGTCGTCCTCGGCGACGGGGCGTTGCGGCAGATCGCGGCGACGTGTGCGGCCTTCGAGGTCGACGGGATGCGCGCGGACATCGTGATGGCGCGCACGGCGACGGCGCTCGCCGCGTGGGCGGGCCGCACCGATGTCCTCAGCGAGGACGTGCGGCAGGCCGCGCTGCTCGCGCTGCCGCACCGCAGGCGCCGCAACCCCTTCGACGCGCCCGGACTCGACGAGGACAAGCTCGACGAGGCGCTGGAGGACGCGCGCGAGGACGAGGAGCCCGAGCCGCCGGAGGGCGACGACGACCCCGACGGAGGCGGCCCGGACGGCGACGGTCCTGACGGGGGCGGCGGGCAGCCCCCGGCCGGTGACGGCCCCGACTCCCCTGAGCTGCCCGCGCAGAACCAGGGCCCGGACGCACCGGAAGCGCAGGACACTCCGGGCGACGACTCGTCCGCCCCGCAGGAGCCCGCCCCCACGGCGGGCGCCCCGTCGGGCCCCGGCGAGCAGCAGGCCGTACGCGCCGCCGAGCCGTTCCGCACCAGGATGCTGAGCGTCCCCGGCGTCGGCGAGGGCGCCGCGGGACGCCGTTCGCGCGCCCGCACCGAGCACGGCCGCACCACCGGTTCGCGGCGGCCCCGCGGTGCCCTGACCAAGCTGCACCTGGCGGCCACCGTGCAGGCCGCGGCCCCGCACCAGAAGGCGCGCGGGCGCTCCGGCGCCGGTCTCGTCGTACGCCGTGACGATCTGCGGCAGGCGACGCGGGAGGGCCGCGAGGGCAACCTCGTGCTGTTCGTCGTGGACGCCTCCGGGTCGATGGCGGCGCGGCAGCGGATGAGCGCCGTCAAGGGCGCCGTGCTCTCGCTCCTCCTCGACGCCTATCAGCGGCGCGACAAGGTGGGGCTCGTGACGTTCCGCGGCACGGAGGCGGAGGTGGCGCTGCCGCCGACGTCGTCGGTGGACGCGGCGGCAGCCCGTCTCGAGAAGCTGCCGACCGGCGGGCGGACACCGCTGGCCGCGGGTCTGCTGAAGGCGCACGACGTGCTGCGCGTCGAACGCCTTCGGGACGCCGCGCGGCGTCCGCTGGTCGTCGTGGTGACGGACGGGCGGGCGACCGGGGGCGTGGAGCCGGTGGCGCGTGCGGGCCGTGCGGCGGGGCTGTTCGCGGCCGACGGGGTCGCCTCGGTCGTCGTGGACTGCGAGTCGGGCTATGTACGGCTCGGTCTCGCGGGGCAGCTCGCGGGTGAGCTCGGCGGGACGGTCGTGACGCTCGACGAGCTGCGGGCGGACTCGATCGCCGGCCTCGTCAAGGACGTACAGGGAATGAACTCGCCTTCCAGGAGGGCCGCTTAA
- the cobO gene encoding cob(I)yrinic acid a,c-diamide adenosyltransferase, translated as MPQGQPSVVPDDGLTTRQRRNRPLVFVHTGVGKGKSTAAFGLALRAWNQGWPIGVFQFVKSAKWKVGEENALKVLGATGEGGTVAWHKMGEGWSWIQRAPAEGEQTNEDKAREGWEQVKRDLAEETYKLYVLDEFAYPMHWGWIDTDEVVEVLRDRPGTQHVVITGRNAPQKLIDFADLVTDMSKVKHPMDAGQKGQRGIEW; from the coding sequence ATGCCGCAGGGACAGCCGAGCGTCGTGCCGGACGACGGTCTCACGACGCGCCAGCGCCGCAACCGTCCGCTCGTCTTCGTCCACACGGGCGTCGGCAAGGGCAAGTCGACCGCCGCGTTCGGGCTCGCGCTGCGAGCCTGGAATCAGGGGTGGCCGATCGGCGTCTTCCAGTTCGTGAAGTCGGCGAAGTGGAAGGTCGGCGAGGAGAACGCGCTGAAGGTCCTCGGCGCCACGGGCGAGGGCGGCACGGTCGCCTGGCACAAGATGGGCGAGGGCTGGTCGTGGATCCAGCGGGCCCCCGCCGAGGGCGAGCAGACCAACGAGGACAAGGCCCGCGAGGGCTGGGAGCAGGTCAAGCGGGACCTCGCCGAGGAGACGTACAAGCTGTACGTCCTCGATGAGTTCGCGTACCCCATGCACTGGGGCTGGATCGACACCGACGAGGTCGTCGAGGTCCTGCGCGACCGCCCGGGGACGCAGCACGTCGTCATCACCGGCCGCAACGCGCCGCAGAAGCTGATCGACTTCGCCGACCTCGTGACCGACATGTCGAAGGTCAAGCACCCGATGGACGCCGGGCAGAAGGGCCAGAGGGGCATCGAGTGGTAG
- a CDS encoding cobyrinate a,c-diamide synthase: MVARLVIAAPSSGSGKTTVATGLMAAFTAAGLSVSPHKVGPDYIDPGYHALATGRPGRNLDAFLCGPGLVAPLFAHGAAGCDIAVVEGVMGMYDGAAGQGELASTAHVAKLLRAPVVLVVDASSQSRSVAALVHGFASWDPEVRVAGVILNKVGSDRHETLLREALDEAGVPVLGVLRRAAQVQTPSRHLGLVPVAERRGDAVESVAALASRVREGCDLEGLLALARSAPSLPGEAWDPHAGPGTSPASPGSSLSAGRAEASDTRERPLVAVAGGPAFTFSYAEHAELLGAAGADVVTFDPLHDEQLPDGTAGLVIGGGFPEVYAPELSANETLRKAVAELARSGAPVAAECAGLLYLSRELDGKPMCGVLDAGARMSERLTLGYREAVAVSDSVLAPAGTRMRGHEFHRTVMEPGAGPVPAWGLHRPERRVEGFVQGNVHASYLHTHWAAEPGVARRFVERCTP; the protein is encoded by the coding sequence GTGGTAGCTCGCCTCGTCATCGCGGCGCCGTCGTCGGGCAGTGGCAAGACGACCGTCGCGACGGGTCTGATGGCCGCCTTCACGGCGGCGGGGCTCAGCGTCTCCCCGCACAAGGTCGGGCCCGACTACATCGACCCCGGCTACCACGCGCTGGCGACGGGGCGGCCCGGCCGCAACCTCGACGCGTTCCTGTGCGGGCCCGGCCTCGTCGCGCCGCTCTTCGCGCACGGCGCGGCCGGGTGCGACATCGCCGTGGTCGAGGGCGTGATGGGGATGTACGACGGGGCGGCGGGCCAGGGCGAGCTGGCCTCCACCGCGCACGTCGCGAAGCTGCTGCGGGCGCCGGTCGTCCTGGTCGTCGACGCGTCGTCGCAGTCGCGGTCGGTGGCGGCGCTGGTGCACGGTTTCGCGTCATGGGACCCGGAGGTGCGGGTCGCGGGCGTCATCCTGAACAAGGTGGGCTCGGACCGGCACGAGACGCTGCTGCGGGAGGCACTGGACGAGGCGGGGGTTCCGGTCCTCGGTGTGCTCCGGCGTGCCGCGCAGGTGCAGACGCCGTCGCGGCACCTCGGGCTCGTGCCGGTCGCCGAGCGGCGGGGCGATGCGGTGGAGTCGGTGGCGGCGCTGGCGTCGCGGGTGCGGGAAGGGTGCGACCTGGAGGGGCTTCTCGCGCTGGCGCGCAGTGCGCCGTCCCTGCCGGGTGAGGCGTGGGACCCCCACGCGGGGCCCGGTACATCACCGGCGTCGCCGGGTTCATCCTTGAGCGCCGGACGGGCTGAAGCCTCCGACACGCGGGAGAGGCCGCTCGTCGCCGTCGCCGGTGGGCCCGCCTTCACCTTCTCGTACGCCGAACACGCCGAGCTGCTCGGCGCCGCCGGAGCCGACGTCGTCACGTTCGACCCCCTCCACGACGAGCAACTGCCCGACGGCACGGCGGGGTTGGTCATCGGGGGCGGATTCCCCGAGGTGTACGCGCCGGAGTTGTCGGCCAACGAGACGCTGCGCAAGGCCGTGGCCGAGCTCGCCCGCTCCGGGGCACCCGTCGCCGCCGAGTGCGCGGGGCTGCTCTACCTCTCCCGTGAGTTGGACGGGAAGCCGATGTGCGGGGTGCTCGACGCCGGGGCGCGGATGTCGGAGCGGCTGACGCTCGGGTACCGCGAGGCCGTCGCCGTGTCGGACAGCGTCCTCGCGCCCGCGGGCACGCGCATGCGGGGCCACGAGTTCCACCGCACCGTCATGGAGCCGGGGGCGGGACCCGTTCCCGCGTGGGGCCTGCACCGGCCCGAGCGGCGCGTCGAAGGCTTCGTACAGGGCAATGTGCACGCCAGCTACCTGCACACGCACTGGGCCGCGGAGCCGGGCGTCGCGCGCCGGTTCGTCGAGCGGTGCACGCCGTGA
- a CDS encoding ZIP family metal transporter, whose amino-acid sequence MAVFVALGAFLMTLVGGWTAQRVTDRRHLVLGLAGGLMLGVVGLDLLPEALAAAGRPVFGVPAALLLFVAGFLVAHLVERLLAGRRAAHGADEHGGGRVPEVGLTAAAAMVGHSVMDGVAIGAAFQVGGGMGVAVALAVVAHDFADGFNTYTLTSLYGNARRKALAMLFADAVAPVAGAASTLLFTIPEQLLGSYLGFFGGALLYLAAAEILPEAHHDHPARSTLLCTVAGAAFIWLVVGIAG is encoded by the coding sequence ATGGCGGTGTTCGTGGCGCTCGGCGCCTTCCTCATGACCCTGGTGGGCGGCTGGACGGCCCAGCGGGTCACCGACCGGCGCCATCTCGTCCTCGGGCTCGCGGGCGGCCTGATGCTCGGAGTTGTCGGCCTCGACCTGCTGCCGGAGGCGCTGGCCGCCGCGGGGCGGCCCGTCTTCGGCGTACCGGCTGCCCTGCTCCTCTTCGTGGCGGGCTTCCTCGTCGCCCATCTGGTGGAACGGCTCCTCGCGGGACGCCGGGCCGCCCACGGCGCCGACGAGCACGGGGGCGGGCGGGTGCCCGAGGTGGGGCTCACGGCCGCCGCGGCGATGGTCGGGCACAGCGTGATGGACGGCGTCGCGATCGGCGCGGCGTTCCAGGTGGGCGGCGGCATGGGCGTGGCCGTGGCGCTGGCCGTCGTCGCCCATGACTTCGCGGACGGCTTCAACACGTACACGCTCACGAGCCTGTACGGGAACGCCCGCCGCAAGGCGCTGGCCATGCTGTTCGCGGACGCGGTGGCCCCCGTGGCGGGCGCCGCGTCGACCCTGCTCTTCACCATTCCGGAGCAGTTGCTCGGCAGCTATCTGGGGTTCTTCGGCGGCGCGCTGCTCTACCTCGCGGCGGCGGAGATCCTGCCCGAGGCACACCACGACCACCCGGCCCGCTCGACCCTGCTGTGCACGGTGGCGGGCGCGGCGTTCATCTGGCTGGTGGTGGGCATCGCCGGCTGA
- the cobC gene encoding Rv2231c family pyridoxal phosphate-dependent protein CobC — MEDVVLVVGVGACEDAPVEEVLGLVRDAVREAGLAESAVAELATVDVKGAEPGIVGAAARLGVPVVTYTAAELSDVTVPNPTARSRAAVGTPSVAEAAALRGGGELLVPKRKSAPAGRPAMATCAVVARARGSAAGGSAASFDLRHHGDAEVRDDGADLTDLAVNVRSDTPPAWLKELIAASLDDLAAYPDGREAREAVAARHGLTPDRVLLTSGAAEAFVLLARALKVRHPYVVHPQFTEPEAALRDAGHEVGRVLLREEDGFRLDAAVVPEEADLVVVGNPTNPTSVLHPAASIAQLARPGRTLVVDEAFMDAVPGEREALAGRTDVPGLVVLRSLTKTWGLAGLRIGYVLASPDTIEALAQAQPLWPVSTPALVAARACVGPRAVAEAGHAAHRVASDRAHLLAGLAELGPFGVRVVEPAEGPFVLVRVPGAGVVRERLRGRGFAVRRGDTFPGLGPDWIRLAVRDRLTSAAFLEAFVAALGGAD, encoded by the coding sequence ATGGAGGACGTCGTGCTCGTCGTCGGCGTCGGCGCCTGCGAGGACGCGCCGGTGGAGGAGGTGCTCGGCCTGGTCCGGGACGCGGTACGCGAAGCGGGCCTCGCCGAGAGCGCGGTCGCGGAGCTGGCGACGGTCGACGTGAAGGGCGCGGAGCCGGGGATCGTCGGGGCGGCGGCGCGGCTCGGGGTGCCGGTCGTGACGTACACGGCGGCCGAGCTGTCGGACGTGACGGTGCCGAACCCGACCGCGCGGTCCCGCGCCGCGGTGGGTACGCCGTCCGTGGCGGAGGCGGCGGCGCTGCGGGGCGGCGGTGAACTCCTCGTGCCGAAGCGGAAGTCGGCGCCCGCGGGGCGTCCCGCGATGGCGACGTGTGCGGTCGTGGCTCGCGCTCGGGGTTCTGCCGCGGGGGGTTCGGCCGCGTCCTTCGACCTGCGGCACCACGGGGACGCGGAGGTACGCGACGACGGTGCGGACCTCACCGATCTCGCCGTGAACGTACGGTCCGACACTCCCCCGGCGTGGCTCAAGGAACTCATCGCCGCGTCCCTGGACGATCTGGCGGCGTATCCGGACGGCCGGGAGGCGCGGGAGGCGGTGGCGGCGCGCCATGGCCTCACGCCGGACCGCGTGCTGCTCACGTCGGGCGCGGCGGAGGCGTTCGTGCTGCTCGCCCGCGCGCTGAAGGTCCGGCACCCGTATGTCGTCCACCCGCAGTTCACCGAGCCCGAGGCGGCGCTGCGGGACGCGGGGCACGAGGTGGGCCGGGTGCTGCTGCGCGAGGAGGACGGGTTCCGGCTCGACGCGGCGGTGGTGCCGGAGGAAGCCGACCTGGTGGTCGTCGGCAATCCCACCAATCCGACGTCCGTACTGCATCCGGCCGCGTCGATCGCTCAACTGGCCCGCCCGGGGCGGACGTTGGTGGTCGACGAGGCGTTCATGGACGCGGTGCCGGGCGAGCGGGAGGCGTTGGCGGGGCGTACGGACGTACCCGGGCTCGTCGTCCTGCGCAGCCTCACGAAGACGTGGGGGCTCGCGGGGCTTCGGATCGGGTACGTCCTCGCCTCCCCCGACACGATCGAAGCCCTCGCGCAGGCGCAGCCGCTGTGGCCGGTGTCGACGCCCGCGCTCGTGGCGGCGCGGGCGTGCGTGGGGCCCCGTGCGGTGGCGGAGGCGGGGCATGCGGCGCACCGCGTCGCCTCGGACCGTGCGCACCTCCTCGCAGGGCTCGCCGAGTTGGGCCCCTTCGGGGTCCGCGTGGTGGAGCCCGCGGAGGGCCCCTTCGTGCTGGTGCGGGTGCCGGGGGCCGGTGTTGTCCGGGAACGGCTTCGGGGGCGGGGGTTCGCTGTGCGGCGTGGCGACACGTTTCCTGGGCTGGGGCCTGACTGGATACGGCTCGCCGTCAGGGATCGGCTCACGTCGGCTGCGTTTCTCGAGGCGTTTGTCGCTGCGCTGGGGGGTGCGGACTAG
- a CDS encoding SCO1860 family LAETG-anchored protein: MNSQTFCNALRAHGRRLSAVAVTTALAAGPAALAGAGSAHATGGDSHKGGRADAVVLRTGLNVALLNKTVNVPLKVALNEVRAPASAEKTALTARLDGVDGGRPFSVLRADVATAKATVRGGTARGYSNIARAKVHVPGLPLLSLVEVEQVTSKAVCTEGERPVAESNLLGAVTVLGKKVTLTAKGTTEVKVPGVGEVTLALSKTHTTSRTAAASALELTVSVNPLKLNVAEVTGTVTLAGAGCETPVGVTPPKEEGEKPQGEPEKPIEPKTEANLAETGGNSLTPYVAGSAVVLLVAGGGAVTLARRSRG; the protein is encoded by the coding sequence GTGAACAGCCAGACCTTCTGTAACGCCCTCCGCGCGCATGGCCGTCGTCTCTCCGCCGTTGCCGTCACCACCGCGCTCGCCGCCGGTCCCGCGGCGCTCGCGGGTGCGGGGTCCGCGCACGCCACGGGCGGCGACAGCCACAAGGGCGGGCGGGCCGACGCCGTCGTGCTCCGCACCGGGCTGAACGTCGCCCTGCTCAACAAGACCGTGAACGTCCCGCTCAAGGTCGCCCTCAACGAAGTCCGGGCACCCGCGAGCGCGGAGAAGACCGCGCTGACCGCCCGCCTCGACGGCGTCGACGGCGGCCGCCCCTTCAGCGTGCTGCGCGCGGACGTCGCCACGGCGAAGGCGACGGTGCGGGGCGGCACGGCGCGGGGCTACAGCAACATCGCACGCGCCAAGGTGCACGTACCCGGACTTCCGCTCCTCTCCCTCGTCGAGGTCGAGCAGGTCACGTCCAAGGCGGTCTGCACGGAGGGCGAACGACCGGTTGCCGAATCGAATCTGCTGGGTGCGGTGACCGTCCTCGGCAAGAAGGTCACGCTGACGGCGAAGGGCACGACGGAGGTGAAGGTGCCGGGGGTCGGCGAGGTCACCCTCGCCCTCTCCAAGACGCACACGACATCACGCACGGCGGCGGCGTCGGCGCTGGAACTCACGGTCTCCGTGAACCCGCTGAAGCTGAACGTCGCCGAGGTGACGGGAACGGTGACGCTGGCCGGGGCGGGCTGCGAGACACCGGTGGGCGTGACGCCGCCGAAGGAGGAGGGCGAGAAGCCGCAGGGTGAGCCGGAGAAGCCGATCGAACCCAAGACGGAGGCGAACCTCGCGGAGACGGGCGGCAACTCGCTGACACCGTATGTGGCGGGGAGTGCGGTGGTCCTCCTGGTGGCGGGCGGCGGAGCGGTGACGCTGGCGCGGCGCAGCAGGGGTTAA
- a CDS encoding amidohydrolase family protein, with product MSDHAVLHVKGRVLVGPDDVRDELWVVGGRVTYDRPVGTAADDVRTVEGWTLPGLVDAHCHVGLDAHGPVDADTAEKQALTDREIGALLLRDAGSPSDTHWIDDREDLPKIIRAGRHIARTRRYIRNYAHEIEPDELVAYVAQEARRGDGWVKLVGDWIDREAGDLTACWPRDAVRAAIAEAHRLGARVTAHCFAEDSLRDLVEAGIDCIEHATGLTEDTIPLFAERGVAIVPTLVNIATFPDLAAGGEKKFPRWSDHMRRLHARRYDTVRAAYDAGIPVFAGTDAGGSLPHGLVAAEIVELTRAGIPALDALSATTWGAREWLGRPGLTEGAPADLVVYEADPRDDVRVLAAPRRVVLNGRVVG from the coding sequence ATGAGCGATCACGCGGTGCTGCACGTGAAAGGGCGGGTGCTCGTCGGACCCGACGACGTACGGGACGAGTTGTGGGTGGTCGGGGGGCGGGTGACCTACGACCGGCCCGTCGGCACCGCCGCCGACGACGTCCGTACGGTCGAGGGCTGGACCCTGCCCGGCCTGGTCGACGCCCACTGCCACGTCGGCCTCGACGCGCACGGCCCCGTCGACGCGGACACCGCGGAGAAGCAGGCCCTCACCGACCGCGAGATCGGCGCCCTCCTCCTGCGCGACGCGGGCTCGCCCTCCGACACCCACTGGATCGACGACCGCGAAGACCTCCCGAAGATCATCCGCGCGGGCCGCCACATCGCGCGCACCCGCCGCTACATCCGCAACTACGCCCACGAGATCGAACCCGACGAACTGGTCGCGTACGTCGCGCAGGAGGCCCGGCGCGGCGACGGCTGGGTCAAGCTCGTCGGCGACTGGATCGACCGTGAGGCGGGCGACCTCACGGCCTGCTGGCCCCGCGACGCGGTGCGCGCGGCGATCGCGGAGGCGCACCGCCTCGGCGCCCGCGTCACCGCCCACTGCTTCGCCGAGGACTCGCTGCGCGACCTGGTCGAGGCGGGCATCGACTGCATCGAGCACGCGACGGGCCTCACGGAGGACACGATCCCGCTCTTCGCGGAGCGCGGCGTCGCGATCGTCCCGACGCTCGTCAACATCGCCACGTTCCCGGACCTCGCCGCCGGTGGCGAGAAGAAGTTCCCCCGCTGGTCGGACCACATGCGCCGGCTGCACGCACGCCGATACGACACGGTGCGGGCCGCCTATGACGCGGGCATTCCCGTCTTCGCGGGCACCGACGCGGGCGGCTCGCTGCCGCACGGCCTGGTCGCGGCGGAGATCGTCGAGCTGACCCGCGCGGGCATCCCCGCGCTGGACGCGCTCTCCGCGACGACGTGGGGTGCGCGGGAGTGGCTCGGCCGCCCGGGGCTCACGGAGGGCGCGCCGGCGGACCTCGTGGTGTACGAGGCGGACCCGCGCGACGACGTGCGCGTGCTGGCGGCTCCGCGGCGGGTCGTGCTCAACGGCCGGGTGGTGGGCTGA
- a CDS encoding DinB family protein: MTTLPDGRIIPPLTADEPTTLMSWLDLHRATLAVKCAGLVDEQTLRTPVEPSPLSLFGLVQHLAEVERNWIQRVFARRDVPPLYGDRSGFALDRSRTFAEVFAVWEREVAVNRRICAGRSPDDTGRLGAEEAAVMGGEDVVSLRWILVHLIEEYARHNGHADLLRERIDGVTGS, encoded by the coding sequence GTGACCACACTTCCGGACGGCCGCATCATCCCGCCCCTGACCGCCGACGAGCCGACGACGCTCATGAGCTGGCTGGACCTGCACCGCGCCACTCTGGCGGTGAAGTGCGCCGGGCTCGTCGACGAGCAGACGCTGCGGACGCCCGTCGAGCCGTCCCCGCTCTCGCTGTTCGGCCTGGTGCAGCATCTCGCCGAGGTGGAGCGGAACTGGATCCAGCGGGTCTTCGCGCGGCGTGACGTGCCGCCGCTCTACGGGGACCGCAGCGGTTTCGCCCTGGACCGGTCCCGGACGTTCGCCGAGGTCTTCGCCGTGTGGGAGCGGGAGGTGGCGGTGAACCGGCGGATCTGCGCGGGGCGTTCGCCCGACGACACGGGGCGGCTCGGCGCCGAGGAGGCGGCCGTCATGGGCGGCGAGGACGTCGTGAGCCTGCGCTGGATCCTGGTGCATCTGATCGAGGAGTACGCCCGGCACAACGGTCACGCCGATCTGCTCAGGGAGCGTATCGACGGGGTCACCGGATCGTGA
- the ectA gene encoding diaminobutyrate acetyltransferase, with protein sequence MTAAQADLPTDLQAKFQKLPEGLRLDSPDVADGAAIWRIARDSKVLDLNSSYSYLLWCRDFAATSVVARDADGETVGFITGYIRPEHPDVLMVWQVAVDHGQRGRGLAGALLEGLTARVAAGRALTRIETTIAPSNTASERLFLSFARRHGASVERKVLFDAGLFPDDGHEPEVLYRIGPLDH encoded by the coding sequence ATGACCGCTGCACAAGCCGATCTACCGACCGACCTGCAAGCGAAATTCCAAAAACTGCCGGAGGGGCTGCGACTCGACAGTCCCGATGTCGCCGACGGCGCCGCGATCTGGCGGATCGCCCGCGACTCGAAGGTCCTCGACCTGAACTCGTCCTACAGCTATCTGCTGTGGTGCCGCGACTTCGCGGCCACGTCCGTCGTGGCCCGGGACGCCGACGGGGAGACGGTCGGGTTCATCACCGGCTACATCCGGCCCGAGCACCCCGACGTCCTGATGGTCTGGCAGGTGGCCGTCGACCACGGTCAGCGCGGCCGCGGCCTCGCCGGCGCCCTGCTCGAAGGACTGACCGCAAGGGTCGCCGCGGGCCGTGCGCTGACCAGGATCGAGACGACGATCGCGCCCTCGAACACCGCGTCCGAGCGGCTCTTCCTCTCCTTCGCGCGGCGACACGGCGCGTCGGTCGAGCGGAAGGTCCTGTTCGACGCGGGGCTCTTCCCCGACGACGGCCACGAGCCCGAGGTGCTGTACCGCATCGGTCCACTGGACCACTGA
- the ectB gene encoding diaminobutyrate--2-oxoglutarate transaminase produces the protein MTITQPDLSVFETLESEVRSYCRGWPTVFDRAQGSRMYDEDGHEYLDFFAGAGSLNYGHNNPVLKRALIDYIERDGVTHGLDMSTTAKRAFLETFQNVILRPRDLPYKVMFPGPTGTNAVESALKLARKVKGRESIVSFTNAFHGMSLGSLAVTGNAFKRAGAGIPLVHGTPMPFDNYLDGQTPDFIWFERLLEDQGSGLNQPAAVIVETVQGEGGINVARAEWLRKLADVCERWDMLLIVDDIQMGCGRTGAFFSFEEAGITPDIVTVSKSISGYGLPMSLCMFKPELDVWEPGEHNGTFRGNNPAFVTAAAALETYWTDGPAMEKQTRARGEQVEQALASIADENRADIKEFRGRGLVWGMEFLDKDRASAVAKRAFELGLLIETSGPEGEVVKLLPALTITPDELDEGLRTLARAVRETA, from the coding sequence GTGACCATCACCCAGCCCGACCTGAGCGTCTTCGAGACCCTGGAGTCGGAGGTGCGCAGCTACTGCCGCGGTTGGCCTACGGTCTTCGACCGCGCGCAGGGCAGCCGCATGTACGACGAGGACGGCCACGAGTACCTCGACTTCTTCGCCGGAGCCGGGTCGCTCAATTACGGCCACAACAACCCGGTCCTGAAACGCGCCCTCATCGACTACATCGAGCGGGACGGCGTCACGCACGGCCTCGACATGTCGACGACCGCGAAGCGCGCCTTCCTGGAGACCTTCCAGAACGTCATCCTGCGCCCGCGCGACCTGCCGTACAAGGTCATGTTCCCGGGCCCGACGGGCACCAACGCCGTGGAGTCGGCGCTGAAGCTGGCCCGCAAGGTCAAGGGCCGCGAGTCGATCGTGTCGTTCACGAACGCCTTCCACGGCATGTCGCTCGGCTCGCTCGCGGTGACCGGCAACGCCTTCAAGCGGGCGGGCGCCGGCATCCCGCTGGTGCACGGCACGCCGATGCCGTTCGACAACTACCTCGACGGTCAGACCCCCGACTTCATCTGGTTCGAGCGGCTCCTGGAGGACCAGGGTTCCGGCCTCAACCAGCCCGCCGCCGTGATCGTCGAGACGGTGCAGGGCGAGGGCGGCATCAACGTCGCCCGCGCCGAGTGGCTGCGCAAGCTCGCCGACGTGTGCGAGCGCTGGGACATGCTCCTGATCGTCGACGACATCCAGATGGGCTGCGGCCGCACCGGTGCCTTCTTCTCCTTCGAGGAGGCGGGCATCACGCCGGACATCGTGACGGTGTCGAAGTCCATCAGCGGCTACGGCCTGCCCATGTCGCTCTGCATGTTCAAGCCGGAGCTGGACGTGTGGGAGCCGGGCGAGCACAACGGCACGTTCCGCGGCAACAACCCCGCGTTCGTGACGGCCGCCGCGGCCCTGGAGACGTACTGGACCGACGGCCCGGCGATGGAGAAGCAGACCCGCGCCCGCGGCGAGCAGGTCGAGCAGGCGCTCGCCTCGATCGCCGACGAGAACCGCGCCGACATCAAGGAGTTCCGCGGTCGCGGCCTGGTCTGGGGCATGGAGTTCCTGGACAAGGACCGGGCGAGCGCCGTGGCGAAGCGGGCCTTCGAACTGGGCCTGCTCATCGAGACCTCCGGCCCCGAGGGTGAGGTCGTCAAGCTCCTTCCGGCGCTGACGATCACCCCCGACGAGCTGGACGAGGGGCTGCGCACGCTGGCCCGCGCGGTACGCGAGACCGCCTGA